The sequence GGCAGATATATATTCCTGATATAAATTGGATTCTTATGGTTCTTTGCATTGCCGTTACTGCTGGATTTAAAAATCAAAGCCAAATTGGCAACGCTTATGGTGAGTTTTTGCCTTACATCTAATATTTCTTGATTCCTTTGGCAGTTTAAACATACAAAGAGAGATTTAAGTCTTTTCAAGATCAAATTTCCGAGGGGACACTGCTCAGCTGATTAATATTTTTCTGTTTGTTGTCTTCCTTTATGGCCCTTATTAGTGGTTTATATCTATATTTAGTGATAAGTGTTACATGCACTCGAATAGATGCATGTTGATTTTCCTATCTCAATGGGGTGCTTAATCAGGTCATTGTAGGTTACTGAAGTTCTCCTTGGTTCTTTCGTTGACATGTATGCTGAAGTTAGAAGTTTGTTAATGAAATGAAGTCTGGGTTTCAATAAATTAAACCATACATAAGAGTTTAATACTTGCACAAGTTAATCAGTCGTCTATGGTTTAggtttctttccttttcatttgGCGGAGAGGAAGATGAGGCTTTCAATAAATTCTGTATAATGGTTCAACCATAAAATGGTTCAACCATAATGGTTCAATAAATTCTGTATAATGGTTCAACCATAAAATGGAAGTGGCACATCAGTTTAAAGTTGGCCCCAGCAAAATCAAACCAGACGAGTGTATCCATCCATATTCATCTTTTCATATTAATAATCACTGTTTTGAAGTCATATTCTCTTTAATTGGTTTCTTCATTACGGTTGACAACATATGAGATCCACACCTTGAAACTCACTTCTTGACATGGCATTTCTTGAACAGGAACAGCAGTTGTGATAGTCATGCTGGTGACGACATTGCTCATGACTTTGATAATGTTACTAGTTTGGCACTGCCATTGGGTTGTTGTCCTTATCTTCACTGTCTTATCTCTAATGGTTGAATGTACCTACTTCTCAGCAGTACTTTTTAAGCTTGACCAGGGTGGTTGGGTTCCACTTGTGATTGCTGCAGCTTTTCTTCTTATCATGTATGTATGGCATTATGGAACAGTGAAACGATATGAATTTGAGATGCACAGCAAGGTATCTATGGCATGGATTCTTGGGCTTGGACCCAGTTTAGGACTGGTGCGTGTGCCAGGAATAGGACTCGTGTACACTGAGCTAGCTAGTGGAGTGCCTCACATCTTTTCTCACTTCATTACCAACCTACCTGCTATACATTCAGTTGTGGTATTTGTGTGTGTGAAGTACCTTCCTGTTTACACAGTTCCAGATGATGAGAGATTCCTTGTGAAACGGATAGGACCGAAGAGTTTTCACATGTTCCGGTGTGTTGCAAGGTATGGTTACAAAGACCTCCATAGGAAGGATGATGAGTTTGAGAAAAAGCTTTTCGATAATCTCTTTACGTTTGTCCGGCTGGATTCCATGATGGATGGCTGCTCTGACTCTGATGAGTACAGCTTATCTGGACAGCAAACACAACATTCAAGAGATTATAATGGGAACTCATCTACTTCAAATATTGAACTCAGTTATTCATCAATGGACTCGATAGCCCCCATTAAATGTCATCCTCAGGTAACCAGCTCAATCACATCATCAGGCCACGAGAGCTGCCAGACAGAAGTTGATGAATTGGAATTCTTAAATAGGTGCAGAGATGCTGGGGTTGTACACATACTAGGGAACACTGTAATTAGAGCAAGAAGGGAATCTAAGTTTTATAAGAAGCTTGCTATAGACTATATATATGCATTCCTTAGGAAAATATGCAGGGAAAATAGTGTCATCTTCAATGTACCACATGAGAGCCTCTTGAATGTTGGACAGATCTTCTATGTGTAAATCATCAATTCGAATATTATGGATTTTGTCTCATGCATCAGATGATTATTGAATTGTGTATACCTTTTTCCCTGATATCTTATTACAGTGATTAATAAGTTCAGGTAGTGGAAGTCTACTTCAAGTGGTTaaagattttattgtgtttgaatAACTGGAAAAGTAGAACCACTAGATTCTATGTAGTAGTAGTGCTAACTGTTTTGAAATTGCGTCTCCAAAGATGGATGCACAGAATGATTTCTACGCTTGGTTGCATTAAACGTAACCAAAATACGCCCAAAAAGTTCTAGACTAAATTATTATAAGGGAAAAATGGACAAGTAGCAAACTTAAGTCCATAATTAGGCATTTTATagcaataattttataattaccCGAAATAGCAACTTGTATATGTATTAAATACACTAGTTTAACCGTATGTGCCTCGCaggtgtaacgtttgattatttaaaattaaatgactttGTCTATTACAAAAACTTTTagtgaagtgtaaaaagttcaactcacttttcaaaaatctttcaaaaatacaaaaatgtaaaacataaacatttattttagtgtaaacacatattttaccatcaaaagtttcaagtggttgatcgATCATCAATTTTGTGTTTGCCATACAATACCTCTTTCACTTGCTGCTAGTGGCTAAGAGAGaaacatcaatttgaaccatatttgtggtacgattatttttttattttttctatattttaaatttttctttgttttaaaagtcaaatctttacaaaatcatttattacattattattatgtgcttgaaacttttaaaatttggtatttcttaaatttttcttattctaacgcttttatatttattttcaaattttttaaatcttcttaaaaaacaaatttagttgatttagaatttttaaacttgTGAAAAAAGTagtagttgtcattaattctgatgacttctaataaagaaaggttttatataaatatatttaattatttttcatcacttaaatattagaaaaatcattaattccgacgacttctaataaggaaaggttttatcataaatatatttaattaattttcaactcttaaatattaaaaaaaatagtgaaaagacgattttgtctaaaacaaaaacttttaatgaaggataaaaagttcaaacaacatttttaaggtctttcacacttttaatatatatagattatcgatatacaaatacaattaattACCTTATTTTTAGGTAACAACTTGAGTTTAAAGGGCAAAAGAATTTCAGCTCTCTTAAATCACGTTCAtccaattaattaaatattaattgaaGATGGTATTTCTAAAAATAGAAAGTCTATTTTAATGattttcaaaaactcaaaatagatttgaatgactaaaatatatattttttaattttttctctctcttctttttcttcttttctgtttttttccttcatattttttatttttcattttgttactgtttctttttctctttgcaatttttttatattttttttcattttagttttctcctttgatttattaaattttcttttttcttttcttacttttttagtattttccttttttcttcattgtttcattttttatttcttttttttattttttaatagtttttttgttgtattttatgtttatatgttttttacattttatatttatttgtatcaaattatatactttaaataaatttattatttgtacttGAATAGTTTACCTGTGAATATgcacaatttatcatttgtatttgtgtaaaaacaaatatatatctatatatatatacatatctatatatatatacatatatatatatataNNNNNNNNNNNNNNNNNNNNNNNNNNNNNNNNNNNNNNNNNNNNNNNNNNNNNNNNNNNNNNNNNNNNNNNNNNNNNNNNNNNNNNNNNNNNNNNNNNNNNNNNNNNNNNNNNNNNNNNNNNNNNNNNNNNNNNNNNNNNNNNNNNNNNNNNNNNNNNNNNNNNNNNNNNNNNNNNNNNNNNNNNNNNNNNNNNNNNNNNNNNNNNNNNNNNNNNNNNNNNNNNNNNNNNNNNNNNNNNNNNNNNNNNNNNNNNNNNNNNNNNNNNNNNNNNNNNNNNNNNNNNNNNNNNNNNNNNNNNNNNNNNNNNNNNNNNNNNNNNNNNNNNNNNNNNNNNNNNNNNNNNNNNNNNNNNNNNNNNNNNNNNNNNNNNNNNNNNNNNNNNNNNNNNNNNNNNNNNNNNNNNNNNNNNNNNNNNNNNNNNNNNNNNNNNNNNNNNNNNNNNNNNNNNNNNNNNNNNNNNNNNNNNNNNNNNNNNNNNNNNNNNNNNNNNNNNNNNNNNNNNNNNNNNNNNNNNNNNNNNNNNNNNNNNNNNNNNNNNNNNNNNNNNNNNNNNNNNNNNNNNNNNNNNNNNNNNNNNNNNNNNNNNNNNNNNNNNNNNNNNNNNNNNNNNNNNNNNNNNNNNNNNNNNNNNNNNNNNNNNNNNNNNNNNNNNNNNNNNNNNNNNNNNNNNNNNNNNNNNNNNNNNNNNNNNNNNNNNNNNNNNNNNNNNNNNNNNNNNNNNNNNNNNNNNNNNNNNNNNNNNNNNNNNNNNNNNNNNNNNNNNNNNNNNNNNNNNNNNNNNNNNNNNNNNNNNNNNNNNNNNNNNNNNNNNNNNNNNNNNNNNNNNNNNNNNNNNNNNNNNNNNNNNNNNNNNNNNNNNNNNNNNNNNNNNNNNNNNNNNNNNNNNNNNNNNNNNNNNNNNNNNNNNNNNNNNNNNNNNNNNNNNNNNNNNNNNNNNNNNNNNNNNNNNNNNNNNNNNNNNNNNNNNNNNNNNNNNNNNNNNNNNNNNNNNNNNNNNNNNNNNNNNNNNNNNNNNNNNNNNNNNNNNNNNNNNNNNNNNNNNNNNNNNNNNNNNNNNNNNNNNNNNNNNNNNNNNNNNNNNNNNNNNNNNNNNNNNNNNNNNNNNNNNNNNNNNNNNNNNNNNNNNNNNNNNNNNNNNNNNNNNNNNNNNNNNNNNNNNNNNNNNNNNNNNNNNNNNNNNNNNNNNNNNNNNNNNNNNNNNNNNNNNNNNNNNNNNNNNNNNNNNNNNNNNNNNNNNNNNNNNNNNNNNNNNNNNNNNNNNNNNNNNNNNNNNNNNNNNNNNNNNNNNNNNNNNNNNNNNNNNNNNNNNNNNNNNNNNNNNNNNNNNNNNNNNNNNNNNNNNNNNNNNNNNNNNNNNNNNNNNNNNNNNNNNNNNNNNNNNNNNNNNNNNNNNNNNNNNNNNNNNNNNNNNNNNNNNNNNNNNNNNNNNNNNNNNNNNNNNNNNNNNNNNNNNNNNNNNNNNNNNNNNNNNNNNNNNNNNNNNNNNNNNNNNNNNNNNNNNNNNNNNNNNNNNNNNNNNNNNNNNNNNNNNNNNNNNNNNNNNNNNNNNNNNNNNNNNNNNNNNNNNNNNNNNNNNNNNNNNNNNNNNNNNNNNNNNNNNNNNNNNNNNNNNNNNNNNNNNNNNNNNNNNNNNNNNNNNNNNNNNNNNNNNNNNNNNNNNNNNNNNNNNNNNNNNNNNNNNNNNNNNNNNNNNNNNNNNNNNNNNNNNNNNNNNNNNNNNNNNNNNNNNNNNNNNNNNNNNNNNNNNNNNNNNNNNNNNNNNNNNNNNNNNNNNNNNNNNNNNNNNNNNNNNNNNNNNNNNNNNNNNNNNNNNNNNNNNNNNNNNNNNNNNNNNNNNNNNNNNNNNNNNNNNNNNNNNNNNNNNNNNNNNNNNNNNNNNNNNNNNNNNNNNNNNNNNNNNNNNNNNNNNNNNNNNNNNNNNNNNNNNNNNNNNNNNNNNNNNNNNNNNNNNNNNNNNNNNNNNNNNNNNNNNNNNNNNNNNNNNNNNNNNNNNNNNNNNNNNNNNNNNNNNNNNNNNNNNNNNNNNNNNNNNNNNNNNNNNNNNNNNNNNNNNNNNNNNNNNNNNNNNNNNNNNNNNNNNNNNNNNNNNNNNNNNNNNNNNNNNNNNNNNNNNNNNNNNNNNNNNNNNNNNNNNNNNNNNNNNNNNNNNNNNNNNNNNNNNNNNNNNNNNNNNNNNNNNNNNNNNNNNNNNNNNNNNNNNNNNNNNN comes from Capsicum annuum cultivar UCD-10X-F1 chromosome 2, UCD10Xv1.1, whole genome shotgun sequence and encodes:
- the LOC107858432 gene encoding potassium transporter 11 isoform X2; protein product: MVIGDGILTPAISVLSASGGIKVDHPKMSNDVVVVVAVIILVGLFSLQHYGTDRVGWLFAPIVLLWFLLVGGIGIFNIWKYDSSVLRAFSPVYIYRYFKRGKRDGWTSLGGIMLSITGTEALFADLAHFPVSAVQLAFTVIVFPCLLLAYSGQAAYLIKNTDHVADAFYRSIPESIYWPVFVIATLAAIVASQATISATFSIIKQALALGCFPRVKVVHTSKKFLGQIYIPDINWILMVLCIAVTAGFKNQSQIGNAYGTAVVIVMLVTTLLMTLIMLLVWHCHWVVVLIFTVLSLMVECTYFSAVLFKLDQGGWVPLVIAAAFLLIMYVWHYGTVKRYEFEMHSKVSMAWILGLGPSLGLVRVPGIGLVYTELASGVPHIFSHFITNLPAIHSVVVFVCVKYLPVYTVPDDERFLVKRIGPKSFHMFRCVARYGYKDLHRKDDEFEKKLFDNLFTFVRLDSMMDGCSDSDEYSLSGQQTQHSRDYNGNSSTSNIELSYSSMDSIAPIKCHPQVTSSITSSGHESCQTEVDELEFLNRCRDAGVVHILGNTVIRARRESKFYKKLAIDYIYAFLRKICRENSVIFNVPHESLLNVGQIFYV